The proteins below are encoded in one region of Metabacillus dongyingensis:
- a CDS encoding tetratricopeptide repeat protein, with the protein MNTVGMKLRQLRKKQKLTQSELAIGIVNRSYISQLEKGMVQPSYKLLLKFSERLKCDIHDFFEEEDKSLLSFDIKKALSSLEYAVINDDFADAVEHLNDLEKNLESLNQNDLALYYFCQGRILQRVKLQMDEAIAAYEKSYELFCSLQYSEERLRTSNYLTTLLINQDQLSKAFSYLNEAYDDSIAFKASGVEKISLLNNLGLAHAKKGEFYSAIRFLKQALAISSKTSIYYQTGVIYMVLGLCYRRMNEYENASAAYAKALLFFEGTDDPLNLAGTYTNLGILSRYLLDADSAMSYLQSAHEIYKREGDVKGILNTLYELAVTYYEAGQDDEVLRLYETFLEVYLSDFSDFKYKFLHLIGDLHHRKNQQEEALKFYYEILNHSVLVGDSSIVKEVLKKIAEIAYITKNEKTLFYVVEKYLKL; encoded by the coding sequence ATGAATACCGTTGGAATGAAATTAAGACAGCTGAGGAAAAAACAAAAATTGACTCAGAGCGAGCTGGCAATTGGAATAGTGAACCGCAGCTACATCAGCCAGCTTGAAAAAGGAATGGTCCAGCCTTCTTATAAACTGCTGTTGAAATTCAGCGAAAGACTGAAATGTGATATTCACGATTTTTTCGAAGAAGAGGATAAATCACTTCTGTCTTTTGATATAAAAAAAGCTCTTTCCAGTTTGGAATATGCAGTGATAAATGATGACTTTGCAGATGCTGTTGAACATTTAAACGACTTAGAAAAAAATCTTGAATCATTGAACCAAAATGATCTTGCTCTCTATTATTTTTGCCAGGGAAGGATTCTGCAGCGGGTAAAGCTTCAAATGGACGAGGCCATTGCAGCTTATGAAAAAAGCTACGAATTATTCTGCAGCCTGCAATATTCTGAAGAGAGACTCAGAACCAGCAATTATTTGACGACCTTGCTCATTAACCAGGATCAGTTATCAAAGGCATTTTCTTATTTAAATGAGGCTTATGACGACTCAATTGCTTTCAAGGCTTCAGGTGTAGAAAAAATATCTTTACTGAATAACCTTGGTCTTGCACATGCAAAAAAAGGAGAATTTTATTCTGCGATCCGCTTTTTGAAACAGGCACTGGCTATCAGCAGCAAAACATCCATTTACTATCAAACAGGTGTTATATACATGGTGCTTGGCTTGTGCTATAGACGAATGAATGAGTATGAGAACGCGAGTGCGGCCTACGCAAAAGCTTTGCTGTTTTTCGAAGGGACAGACGATCCGCTGAATTTGGCGGGCACATATACCAACTTAGGTATCCTCAGCAGATATTTATTGGATGCTGACAGTGCGATGTCCTATCTTCAATCTGCACATGAAATTTACAAACGGGAAGGTGATGTAAAAGGAATATTAAATACGCTGTATGAGCTGGCCGTTACCTATTATGAGGCAGGACAGGATGATGAAGTACTAAGACTTTATGAAACGTTCCTGGAAGTTTATTTAAGTGATTTCAGCGATTTTAAATATAAATTTCTGCATTTAATCGGAGATTTGCATCACCGGAAAAATCAACAGGAAGAAGCTCTGAAGTTCTATTATGAGATCCTGAATCATTCTGTCCTGGTTGGAGATTCCTCTATCGTAAAAGAGGTCCTGAAAAAAATAGCTGAAATAGCCTATATTACCAAAAATGAAAAAACACTTTTCTATGTTGTAGAAAAATACTTAAAGCTGTAA
- a CDS encoding lipoprotein, producing MKKIRKHLLLLALGTAILLTGCSKAEQNIHTADEEWPRIIKANQYS from the coding sequence ATGAAAAAAATCAGAAAACATCTTTTATTACTTGCACTTGGTACGGCAATCCTCTTAACTGGATGCTCTAAAGCTGAGCAAAATATCCACACTGCTGACGAAGAATGGCCAAGAATTATTAAAGCCAACCAATATAGTTAA
- a CDS encoding S8 family peptidase, translating into MKIGKAFGAAVLSLSMSLSMFGTAAFASEQVKTDVKHESIRVVIKGTDAEKGKVKKSHQVRRDFGKDGFTATVTQKQLEALQKNSKIKVGKVPTFKVAAGKPIQTMALPSTRTPWGIKAIYNNSSLTSTSGGDGIKIAVLDTGVQTSHIDLSQNAEQCKDFTVGTTYTNNSCTDRNGHGTHVAGTALANGGSDGQGIYGVAPQSELWAYKVLTDSGSGYSDDIAAAIRHAADEGTRTGSKVIISMSLGSSSKDSLIASAVDYAYGKGALVIAAAGNSGSGNNTIGYPGALVNAVAVAALENVQQNGTYRVANFSSRGNSATDGDYIIGERDIEVSAPGAAIESTWINSGYNTISGTSMATPHVSGLAAKIWSSNKGQSNVQVRAELQRRAKLYDIKGGIGAATGDDHASGFGFARVQ; encoded by the coding sequence ATGAAAATCGGTAAAGCGTTTGGAGCTGCAGTATTAAGTTTATCAATGAGTCTTTCAATGTTTGGGACAGCCGCTTTTGCAAGTGAGCAGGTAAAAACAGATGTGAAACATGAATCAATTCGTGTAGTAATCAAGGGAACTGATGCAGAAAAGGGTAAAGTGAAGAAAAGTCATCAGGTCCGGCGCGATTTTGGGAAAGATGGATTTACAGCAACCGTTACACAGAAACAATTAGAAGCACTGCAGAAGAACAGCAAAATCAAGGTTGGAAAAGTTCCGACTTTTAAAGTAGCTGCCGGAAAGCCGATTCAGACAATGGCCCTTCCAAGCACAAGAACCCCATGGGGAATTAAAGCCATTTATAATAACAGCTCGCTGACATCAACTAGTGGAGGTGACGGCATTAAAATAGCTGTTCTTGATACCGGAGTTCAGACAAGCCATATTGATTTGTCGCAAAATGCTGAGCAGTGCAAAGATTTTACAGTTGGGACAACTTATACTAATAATTCATGCACAGACCGCAATGGACATGGAACACATGTTGCAGGAACGGCACTTGCAAATGGCGGTTCTGATGGACAGGGAATCTACGGTGTGGCACCTCAATCTGAGCTTTGGGCATACAAAGTACTGACAGACAGCGGTTCTGGCTACTCAGATGATATTGCAGCTGCTATCAGACATGCTGCAGATGAAGGAACACGGACTGGTTCTAAAGTCATCATCTCAATGTCTCTTGGGTCAAGCAGTAAAGATAGTTTAATTGCAAGTGCAGTAGACTATGCTTATGGCAAAGGTGCATTGGTTATCGCAGCAGCCGGAAACTCAGGATCAGGCAATAATACGATTGGATATCCTGGCGCTCTAGTAAATGCTGTTGCTGTTGCGGCTCTTGAAAATGTTCAGCAAAATGGAACATACCGTGTGGCAAACTTCTCTTCACGCGGTAACTCGGCAACAGATGGAGACTATATTATTGGAGAGCGTGATATTGAAGTCTCAGCTCCTGGTGCTGCTATTGAATCAACTTGGATCAACAGCGGTTACAACACGATCAGCGGTACATCTATGGCAACTCCTCACGTATCTGGGCTTGCTGCGAAAATCTGGTCTTCTAATAAAGGCCAAAGCAACGTTCAAGTTCGTGCAGAGCTGCAGCGCCGTGCAAAGCTGTATGATATAAAAGGCGGCATTGGTGCGGCAACAGGTGATGACCACGCATCAGGCTTTGGATTTGCAAGAGTTCAATAA
- a CDS encoding YueI family protein, translating to MSDDQIDLYIKQGIYGTFETKPEERNVYLGTLRERIYVALTIGQVRQNKIYSEVLASLETRKNQTLFLNGTIDYGALSKYIKAANKEKIPFTIVSDQNDTKIGLIVASDHAIDHKDIYVRDKIFEQTFK from the coding sequence ATGTCAGACGATCAGATCGATTTATATATCAAGCAGGGAATTTACGGAACGTTTGAAACGAAGCCGGAAGAGAGAAATGTTTACCTCGGCACATTAAGAGAAAGAATATATGTGGCTCTCACCATTGGACAAGTGAGACAAAATAAAATATACAGTGAAGTGCTTGCCTCATTGGAAACAAGAAAGAACCAAACACTCTTTTTAAATGGAACAATAGATTATGGAGCCTTGTCTAAATATATCAAGGCTGCAAATAAAGAGAAAATCCCATTTACCATTGTAAGCGATCAAAACGACACAAAAATAGGATTAATCGTTGCTTCTGATCATGCGATTGATCATAAAGATATTTATGTGAGAGATAAAATATTTGAACAGACTTTTAAATAA
- the hpaB gene encoding 4-hydroxyphenylacetate 3-monooxygenase, oxygenase component — protein MPAISGIEYLQRMKALKPNVWLKGQAITEDLMMHPVYKGAMQTKASLYDLQVEKENISFMTFPSPFTQNRVGMSYLEPKTKEDLQKRRKMIEYWANATCGMMGRSPDYMNTALMSLSAASAIVGAQDEEFSKNLRNMYETALEQDLSFTHSFINPQVNRSSYYFETSRQPVAAKVMKKTADGLVIKGARLLATEGGMTDEVLIFPSGGNNLGDDYAFAFSIPANTPGLKFICREPFHAGESAFNYPLSSRFDEMDTLLVFENVLVPWDRVFFYHRQDIAFNLFNKSGFISHALHQVVTRQTVKMQFLIGLSQLLINSMDVSEYEHIQLKLSEMILGLESMHALLLKSEAEAKIDAFGTMTPSSHPLYAAINLFSKLYPHYIGLLQQIGAGGLMVLPSEEDFTSPIGRHVEQYLQGASLDAKAKTKLFRLVWELTMSSFGTRQTHYERYFFGDPIRLAKNLYSGYAREKYLERVKDFLDQTKERPQE, from the coding sequence ATGCCGGCCATTTCAGGGATAGAATATCTGCAGCGCATGAAAGCATTAAAGCCTAATGTTTGGTTAAAGGGCCAAGCCATTACAGAAGATCTTATGATGCATCCCGTTTATAAAGGGGCTATGCAAACAAAAGCATCTCTTTATGATTTGCAGGTCGAAAAAGAGAATATCAGCTTTATGACATTCCCTTCCCCATTTACGCAAAATCGTGTAGGAATGTCCTATCTAGAGCCAAAGACAAAAGAAGATTTACAGAAAAGAAGAAAAATGATTGAATACTGGGCGAATGCAACATGCGGGATGATGGGGCGGAGTCCTGACTATATGAATACGGCATTAATGTCTTTATCAGCTGCATCTGCCATTGTCGGCGCTCAGGATGAAGAGTTTTCGAAAAACCTTCGGAACATGTACGAAACTGCGCTTGAACAGGATTTATCTTTTACACACAGCTTTATTAATCCGCAGGTAAATCGTTCGTCCTATTATTTTGAAACATCCAGGCAGCCGGTCGCAGCAAAAGTGATGAAAAAGACTGCAGACGGACTGGTTATTAAAGGAGCCAGATTGCTTGCAACAGAAGGCGGAATGACGGATGAAGTGCTGATTTTCCCTTCTGGCGGCAATAATCTGGGCGACGATTATGCATTTGCCTTCAGCATTCCGGCAAATACGCCTGGACTGAAATTTATCTGCCGCGAACCGTTTCATGCTGGTGAATCTGCTTTTAACTATCCGCTATCCTCACGCTTCGATGAAATGGATACGCTTCTCGTCTTTGAAAATGTTCTGGTTCCATGGGATCGCGTGTTTTTTTACCATAGACAGGATATTGCCTTTAACTTATTTAACAAAAGCGGGTTTATTTCGCATGCCCTTCATCAGGTTGTCACACGACAGACAGTGAAGATGCAATTTTTAATCGGACTTTCTCAATTATTGATCAATTCTATGGATGTATCTGAGTATGAACATATCCAGCTGAAACTGTCTGAAATGATATTAGGTCTTGAGAGCATGCACGCACTCCTGCTTAAATCAGAAGCAGAGGCCAAGATAGATGCCTTCGGAACGATGACTCCAAGCTCTCATCCGTTATACGCAGCCATCAATCTGTTTTCAAAGCTTTACCCTCACTACATTGGTCTTCTGCAGCAGATCGGGGCAGGCGGTTTAATGGTTCTGCCATCAGAGGAGGATTTCACTTCCCCTATCGGCAGGCACGTTGAGCAGTATCTGCAGGGAGCTTCACTTGATGCAAAAGCAAAAACAAAGCTGTTTCGATTAGTATGGGAACTGACGATGAGCTCTTTCGGCACGAGACAAACTCACTATGAAAGATACTTTTTTGGAGACCCGATCCGCCTTGCAAAAAATTTATACAGCGGTTATGCACGAGAAAAATACCTGGAAAGAGTCAAAGACTTTTTAGATCAAACGAAAGAAAGACCTCAGGAATGA
- a CDS encoding molybdopterin-dependent oxidoreductase produces the protein MHSYIEKRDGVFPSVCSLDCPDQCGLLVHKKAGRIIKVEGDPEHPVTKGSICNKVRHMAERIYDEKRLQYPLKRTGKKGSKQFERISWNEALGTITSKWKTLIETDGPESILPYSFYGNMGNLNAEGMDRRFFHKLGASRLDQTICQIAGSTGYKYTMGGSFGIDPEDTVHTKLFIMWGINAVSTNMHQVALAQKARKNGAKIIVIDVHKNQTGRLADWFIPILPGTDGALALGIMHILFKENMEDIDFLENYTVGHEELRSHVVQYDPNTVSEITGVPADDLLKLARMYGQTSPSCIRIGNGLQHHDNGGMCIRTIACLPALTGQWLNKGGGAIKGNSGYLAFNTDALQRPDLLQKKQTRIINMNLIGEELLNADPAIKSMFVYGSNPAVVAPEANKVKMGLEREDLFLVVHDLFLTETAAYADIVLPAASAFENTDFYTSYWHHYLHLQEPVVEAYGESKSNVEVFRLLAEGMGFTEQAFKDSDEEMIDQALNNPQNPYMDKITFQDLKKKKYVKANVKPLFPGRLNTPSGKIELYSRVMEKAGYQPLPTFSPLVKESDLPFLFVPGPNHNFLNSTFSNNEKHKFLEKAPKLHMNSKDARMLRLESGDMAVVWNARGECELTVSVGENVLPGVVVSQGLWSDEPGKKQLVNSLTPDRISDMGGGATFFSGRVGVRKKERSHS, from the coding sequence ATGCATTCTTATATCGAAAAGCGGGATGGTGTCTTTCCATCTGTTTGTTCATTGGATTGTCCTGATCAATGCGGACTTCTTGTCCATAAGAAAGCCGGCAGAATCATAAAAGTGGAAGGGGATCCGGAGCATCCCGTTACAAAAGGCAGCATTTGCAATAAAGTGCGGCACATGGCTGAACGCATCTATGATGAGAAGAGGCTGCAATATCCTTTAAAAAGGACAGGGAAAAAGGGCTCAAAACAATTTGAGCGGATCAGCTGGAACGAAGCCCTTGGGACTATTACTTCTAAATGGAAAACACTTATTGAAACGGATGGGCCGGAAAGCATTCTTCCATACAGTTTCTATGGAAATATGGGTAATTTGAATGCTGAGGGAATGGATCGCCGTTTCTTTCATAAGCTCGGCGCTAGCAGACTTGATCAGACAATTTGCCAAATTGCGGGTTCAACAGGCTACAAGTATACAATGGGAGGAAGCTTTGGGATCGATCCAGAGGATACTGTACATACTAAGCTGTTTATTATGTGGGGCATTAATGCGGTCAGCACAAATATGCATCAAGTGGCACTTGCTCAAAAGGCGCGTAAAAATGGGGCCAAAATCATCGTCATTGATGTTCACAAAAATCAGACTGGGAGACTTGCAGACTGGTTTATTCCGATTCTTCCGGGAACGGACGGTGCCCTCGCGCTTGGAATCATGCATATCTTGTTTAAGGAAAACATGGAGGACATTGATTTCCTTGAAAACTACACAGTTGGACACGAAGAACTGAGAAGTCATGTAGTTCAATATGATCCGAATACAGTATCAGAAATAACAGGAGTTCCAGCAGATGACCTATTAAAACTGGCTAGAATGTACGGCCAAACATCACCATCCTGTATTCGAATCGGCAATGGCCTGCAGCATCATGATAATGGCGGCATGTGCATTAGGACTATTGCCTGTCTTCCAGCTCTGACCGGCCAGTGGCTGAATAAAGGAGGGGGTGCTATTAAAGGCAATTCAGGATATTTGGCATTTAATACAGATGCTCTGCAGCGCCCTGACCTCCTCCAGAAAAAACAGACCAGAATCATCAATATGAACTTAATTGGCGAAGAGCTTCTAAATGCCGATCCGGCGATAAAGTCCATGTTTGTATATGGAAGCAATCCTGCAGTCGTCGCTCCAGAGGCTAATAAAGTGAAAATGGGATTAGAGCGGGAAGATTTATTTCTGGTGGTCCATGATTTGTTTTTAACCGAGACTGCGGCATATGCTGATATCGTCCTCCCTGCAGCATCAGCCTTTGAGAATACAGATTTTTATACGTCATACTGGCATCATTATCTTCACTTGCAGGAGCCGGTAGTTGAAGCATATGGAGAGTCAAAATCAAACGTCGAAGTGTTCAGGCTTTTAGCGGAAGGAATGGGATTTACAGAACAGGCATTTAAAGATTCAGATGAAGAGATGATTGATCAGGCGCTGAACAATCCTCAAAATCCGTATATGGATAAGATCACTTTTCAGGATTTGAAGAAGAAGAAATATGTGAAAGCAAATGTAAAACCGCTATTTCCGGGAAGACTTAACACTCCAAGCGGGAAAATAGAGCTTTACTCACGTGTCATGGAGAAAGCAGGATATCAGCCTTTGCCGACATTTTCACCGCTCGTCAAAGAAAGCGATTTGCCTTTCCTCTTTGTCCCTGGTCCAAATCATAACTTTTTAAACTCCACGTTTTCAAACAATGAAAAACATAAATTCCTTGAAAAAGCTCCTAAGCTGCATATGAATAGTAAGGACGCCAGGATGCTTCGTTTGGAAAGTGGAGATATGGCTGTCGTTTGGAATGCCCGGGGTGAATGTGAGCTGACAGTTTCAGTTGGAGAGAACGTATTGCCGGGTGTAGTCGTCAGCCAAGGATTATGGTCAGATGAACCCGGGAAAAAACAGCTCGTGAACTCACTTACGCCAGACCGGATATCAGATATGGGCGGGGGTGCAACCTTTTTTTCAGGAAGAGTTGGCGTTAGAAAAAAAGAAAGATCTCATTCCTGA